The following proteins are encoded in a genomic region of Strix aluco isolate bStrAlu1 chromosome 23, bStrAlu1.hap1, whole genome shotgun sequence:
- the SCN3B gene encoding LOW QUALITY PROTEIN: sodium channel regulatory subunit beta-3 (The sequence of the model RefSeq protein was modified relative to this genomic sequence to represent the inferred CDS: substituted 1 base at 1 genomic stop codon), producing the protein MPGAGRAPRPGXAGLRADVAGTQRSCAPAQRCALPSPAERQNKGPPVATSQPRAAPPRAEPRSHLLLRGGGGRRRPRPRGAELSAAAALSVVLPWGARPSPRVDPGAPGNRPPRLPGRSQFATRRGPEHPVAPGARRGGSGSRCPAEESRPWLGTMAALPRLVCASSVALVVWAGFCSAVCVEVPSETEAVQGTHMKLLCISCMKREEVTASTVVEWFYRPEGGKDEPIYEYRKANHEFPSRFSGRLQWNGSKDMQDVSITVLNVTLNDSGIYTCNITREFEFEIHRPLFTSSRLIHLTVVEEAGEDFTSVISEIMMYILLVFLTLWLLIEMVYCYRKVSKAEEAAQENATDYLAIPSENKENCAVPVEE; encoded by the exons ATGCCTGGGGCCGGCCGTGCCCCCCGCCCGGGCTAGGCTGGGCTCCGCGCAGACGTTGCCGGTACGCAGAGAAGCTGCGCCCCCGCGCAGCGATGCGCGCTCCCCTCCCCTGCCGAACGGCAGAACAAAGGGCCGCCGGTTGCCACCTCCCagccccgggccgcgccgccccgcgctgAGCCGCGCAGCCACCTGCTGCtccgcggaggaggaggaaggaggcggCCGCGCCCGCGCGGAGCGGAGCTGTCCGCGGCCGCGGCCCTGTCCGTGGTGCTGCCGTGgggagcccggcccagccctcGCGTGGATCCCGGTGCCCCGGGGAACCGGCCCCCTCGGCTCCCCGGTAGATCCCAGTTCGCCACCCGGCGCGGCCCGGAGCATCCTGTTGCGCCGGGAGCGCGGCGAGGAGGGAGCGGGAGCCGCTGCCCGGCGGAGGAGAGTCGCCCCTGGCTCGGAACAATGGCTGCGCTGCCCAGGCTGGTTTGTGCCTCTTCGGTCGCCTTGGTGGTCTGGG CTGGTTTTTGTTCTGCAGTATGTGTTGAAGTTCCCTCTGAGACAGAGGCTGTCCAAGGAACACACATGAAGCTACTCTGCATCTCCtgcatgaagagggaagaggtCACAGCCAGCACGGTGGTGGAATGGTTCTACAGGCCGGAGGGTGGAAAAGATGAACCT ATCTACGAGTACAGGAAAGCGAACCATGAATTTCCAAGCCGCTTCAGTGGCCGGTTACAGTGGAATGGGAGTAAAGACATGCAGGATGTATCCATCACTGTGTTAAATGTGACCCTGAATGATTCGGGTATCTACACCTGTAACATCACCCGGGAGTTTGAGTTTGAGATTCACCGACCTCTCTTCACCAGCTCCAGACTGATCCACCTCACCGTGGTGGAGGAGG CTGGAGAAGACTTCACCTCGGTCATCTCAGAAATTATGATGTACATTCTGCTGGTCTTCCTCACCTTGTGGCTACTGATAGAAATGGTCTATTGCTACAGGAAAGTCTCTAAGGCAGAGGAGGCTGCCCAGGAAAATGC GACAGACTATCTCGCGATTCcatcagaaaacaaggaaaactgTGCCGTGCCTGTGGAGGAATAG